In the genome of Treponema pedis, one region contains:
- a CDS encoding methylaspartate ammonia-lyase codes for MKIIDVVCAEGKTGFYFDDQKAIKQGAGHDGFFYTGKPVTEGFTAIRQAGEAISVMFILEDGQVAYGDCAAVQYSGAGGRDPLFLAKDFIPVIEKEIKPLFAGKEITSFREMAKKFEEHTINGKRMHTALRYGVSQAILDAVAKSQHKTMAEIVVKEYNTGCKIQRIPIFTQSGDDRYLNSDKMIIKQAEVLPHGLFNNVEEKTGKNGEKLLEYVKWLKNRVETMRTCDCYKPIFHIDVYGTIGDFTNNDVPKMTAYLKTLEEAAAPFKLRIEGPMDMGEREKQMQVLAALTKSLDENNVKVELVADEWCNTLEDIQYFADNRAGHMIQIKTPDLGGINNTIEAILYCKEKGIGAYCGGTCNETNRSAEVIVNCSVAAGAAQQLAKPGMGVDEGYMIVNNEMNRIVALANRK; via the coding sequence ATGAAAATTATTGATGTTGTTTGTGCCGAGGGCAAAACGGGCTTTTATTTTGATGACCAAAAAGCCATCAAACAGGGAGCCGGGCATGACGGTTTTTTCTATACGGGAAAACCTGTAACTGAGGGCTTTACCGCAATCCGCCAAGCGGGAGAGGCTATTTCCGTTATGTTTATCCTTGAGGACGGGCAGGTCGCTTACGGGGATTGTGCAGCCGTTCAATATTCCGGAGCGGGCGGACGGGACCCTCTCTTTTTGGCAAAGGACTTTATTCCCGTTATCGAAAAAGAAATTAAGCCCTTGTTTGCGGGAAAAGAAATTACCTCTTTCCGTGAAATGGCTAAAAAATTTGAAGAACATACAATAAACGGAAAACGTATGCATACGGCTCTCCGCTACGGAGTTTCTCAAGCTATTCTTGATGCCGTTGCAAAATCCCAACATAAGACTATGGCTGAAATTGTAGTAAAAGAATACAACACAGGCTGCAAAATACAGCGCATTCCGATTTTTACCCAATCCGGAGATGACCGCTATTTAAATTCCGATAAAATGATTATTAAACAGGCGGAAGTTTTACCTCACGGGCTTTTTAACAACGTTGAAGAAAAAACGGGCAAAAACGGTGAAAAACTTTTGGAATATGTAAAGTGGCTTAAAAACAGAGTGGAAACAATGCGTACTTGCGACTGCTATAAACCTATTTTCCATATTGACGTATACGGCACAATCGGCGATTTTACAAATAACGATGTTCCGAAAATGACGGCCTATCTTAAAACCTTGGAAGAAGCGGCGGCCCCCTTTAAACTTAGAATTGAAGGCCCTATGGATATGGGAGAGCGCGAAAAGCAAATGCAAGTGCTTGCAGCCCTTACAAAGAGCCTTGATGAAAATAATGTAAAAGTTGAACTTGTTGCCGATGAATGGTGCAATACCCTTGAAGATATTCAATACTTTGCGGATAACAGGGCAGGGCACATGATTCAAATTAAAACTCCCGATTTGGGCGGAATAAACAACACAATCGAAGCAATTCTTTATTGCAAAGAAAAAGGTATAGGTGCATATTGCGGCGGAACCTGTAACGAAACAAACCGCTCCGCAGAAGTTATTGTAAACTGTTCGGTTGCAGCGGGAGCCGCACAACAGCTTGCAAAACCCGGTATGGGAGTGGACGAGGGGTATATGATTGTAAACAATGAAATGAATAGAATTGTAGCCCTTGCAAACAGAAAATAA
- a CDS encoding precorrin-2 C(20)-methyltransferase yields the protein MKNIFAVGTGPGAAEYLTLQAVNAIKNADIIFAPDNKGKQMALDTVKEFINGKKIILLDFPMGFVSQEHYKNAAEMIIEKTEEEKSSVILTIGDPMIYSTFIYLLPYFKKSKINLKIIPGITSFTAAAAISKTPLAKKGEVLTVTDHLNPLITANSDSIALLKTYKQKETAIGEFEKNGLDYVYIKRASLEGETVLRSNDKQKILTDGNYISLMLARKTNKTEISESKKEEDN from the coding sequence ATGAAAAATATCTTTGCAGTCGGCACAGGCCCCGGTGCTGCGGAATATCTTACACTTCAAGCCGTTAATGCAATAAAAAATGCCGATATAATTTTTGCTCCCGATAATAAAGGAAAACAAATGGCATTGGATACCGTAAAAGAATTTATAAACGGAAAAAAAATAATTCTTTTGGATTTCCCTATGGGCTTTGTTTCGCAAGAACACTATAAAAATGCGGCCGAAATGATAATTGAAAAAACCGAAGAGGAAAAGTCTTCGGTAATTCTAACAATAGGTGACCCTATGATTTACAGCACCTTTATCTATCTGCTTCCGTATTTTAAAAAAAGTAAAATAAATTTAAAAATAATTCCCGGAATAACCTCATTTACAGCCGCCGCCGCAATTTCAAAAACTCCTCTTGCAAAAAAAGGAGAAGTTCTTACCGTTACCGACCATCTTAATCCTTTAATTACGGCTAATTCGGATTCCATTGCCCTTTTAAAAACTTACAAACAAAAAGAAACCGCAATCGGCGAATTTGAAAAAAACGGATTGGATTACGTTTATATAAAGAGAGCTTCGCTTGAAGGAGAAACCGTACTACGCTCAAACGATAAACAAAAAATTTTAACGGACGGAAATTATATTTCCCTTATGCTTGCCCGCAAAACAAATAAAACCGAAATAAGCGAAAGTAAAAAAGAGGAGGATAATTAA
- a CDS encoding YraN family protein, producing MQKNNGKIGKNGEILAAEWLKMQGYEIIALNWRTRDGEIDIIALDRAAFLVVFIEVKTLPNTPLEDLDIIINKKKQMKISKTAKHFIENNRQYNGMYMRFDVIVLKSNPFLAQQPEILHLKDAFGDCYE from the coding sequence ATACAAAAAAATAACGGGAAAATAGGAAAAAACGGAGAAATCCTGGCTGCGGAATGGTTAAAAATGCAAGGCTATGAAATTATCGCCTTAAATTGGAGAACAAGAGACGGAGAAATAGACATTATCGCCCTTGACCGCGCAGCCTTTTTAGTGGTTTTTATTGAAGTAAAAACTCTTCCTAACACGCCTTTGGAAGATTTGGATATTATAATAAATAAAAAAAAACAAATGAAGATAAGCAAAACCGCTAAACATTTTATCGAAAATAATCGACAATATAATGGAATGTATATGAGATTTGATGTGATAGTTTTAAAGTCAAACCCGTTTTTGGCGCAACAGCCTGAAATTTTACACTTAAAAGATGCTTTTGGAGATTGCTATGAGTAA
- a CDS encoding sirohydrochlorin cobaltochelatase, which produces MKKAIIIASFGTTYSETRSKTIDVIEKEAENKFKNIEIVTAYTSNIVRSILKKRDLISIPSAEEAASQLKQKGYTEIYIQPTHIIPGAEYDKLKIPGCILGKTLLNENADFEKFILALELPKLPCDTAILFMGHGSYHGADKFYGILEEKIKAHNYGNIFIATVEGSKTVNDILPELLKQKIKKVYLYPLMIVAGDHAQNDMAGDEEDSWKTVLQNEGYEVYPVLKGLGEYPEIRSLIFQSLENTIKENEGGK; this is translated from the coding sequence ATGAAAAAAGCAATTATAATTGCAAGTTTCGGCACTACATACTCCGAAACACGAAGCAAAACCATTGATGTTATTGAAAAAGAAGCCGAAAACAAATTTAAAAATATCGAAATTGTTACGGCTTATACTTCAAATATTGTACGCTCAATTTTAAAAAAACGCGATTTAATTTCGATTCCTTCAGCCGAAGAAGCCGCATCTCAATTAAAACAAAAAGGCTATACCGAAATTTATATTCAGCCTACACATATTATTCCGGGCGCCGAATACGATAAACTGAAAATACCGGGCTGTATTTTAGGTAAAACTCTTTTAAACGAAAATGCCGATTTTGAAAAATTTATTTTAGCGCTCGAACTCCCGAAACTCCCCTGCGATACGGCAATACTTTTTATGGGTCACGGTTCGTATCACGGTGCGGATAAATTTTACGGTATATTGGAAGAAAAAATAAAAGCTCATAACTACGGCAATATTTTTATTGCAACGGTTGAAGGAAGTAAAACCGTTAACGATATTTTACCGGAACTTTTAAAGCAAAAAATAAAAAAAGTTTATCTTTATCCCCTTATGATTGTAGCAGGAGACCATGCGCAAAACGATATGGCGGGAGATGAAGAAGACAGCTGGAAAACGGTTTTACAAAATGAAGGCTATGAAGTTTATCCCGTATTAAAAGGTTTGGGGGAATATCCTGAAATACGCAGCCTTATTTTTCAATCTTTGGAAAATACCATAAAAGAAAACGAAGGCGGAAAATAA
- a CDS encoding FMN-binding protein — MKQTIKLAFTLAAYAVIACIALAAVYNFTAPKIEEVKFEKTKKALQAVFPEADDFKEITSDFPEENGKIKFINAYLALKDGKNTGLTLTVSGPTYSKATVLIAINLDKTVKAIKFLELTDTPGLGSRAAEDPFISQFKGKALSSSFKVKEDVEAISGATITSNGVSAMLKAGAEAAITYMDKNNLAEGGSK; from the coding sequence ATGAAACAGACTATAAAACTTGCTTTTACGCTTGCAGCTTATGCGGTAATTGCCTGCATTGCCCTTGCAGCCGTTTATAATTTTACCGCTCCCAAAATTGAAGAGGTTAAATTTGAAAAAACAAAAAAAGCTCTTCAAGCGGTATTTCCCGAAGCGGACGATTTTAAAGAAATTACAAGCGATTTTCCTGAAGAAAACGGCAAAATTAAATTTATAAACGCTTATCTTGCCTTAAAAGACGGAAAAAATACGGGCTTGACTCTCACGGTAAGCGGGCCGACTTATTCCAAGGCGACCGTTTTAATTGCAATAAATTTGGATAAAACCGTTAAGGCAATTAAATTCTTGGAACTTACCGACACTCCGGGGCTTGGAAGCCGCGCGGCGGAAGACCCTTTTATAAGTCAATTTAAGGGTAAAGCTCTTTCTTCTTCGTTTAAAGTAAAAGAAGATGTGGAAGCTATAAGCGGCGCAACCATTACTTCAAACGGAGTTTCGGCCATGCTTAAAGCCGGTGCCGAAGCTGCAATAACTTATATGGATAAAAATAATTTAGCCGAAGGGGGAAGTAAATGA
- a CDS encoding cobyrinate a,c-diamide synthase, with product MKAVMISAPNSNSGKTIISAALLYSLKKKGFDISGFKTGPDQVDRKILETVSGKAAGNIDLFMMGKNGIKHALGFANSEYAIIEGVMGCFDGIGSTSENSSYAAAKELDINIILVYSPSGEMFTMIPKLKGMIDCSEKRICGIILNKISSKMFSLYKKMIEENLNLPVLGFFPNEEKLKIEDSGLGLNLNSELQSSEFLNLLDKTVSENIDKDKLLSLFKEVKTGNFTIRSLKKQIKTAIALDNAINLYYTENIFLLKSLGCVEYFSPIHDKNLPECNFLYFGSGNIKPFAKALSENKNMLNAVKSFAEKGGYILAEGEAACYLFEEFDGYGMCGIFKGKTESTKTLYNFGYKIIKLEKNCLLGKKGTVLHAAEYHKSKAITNEAHAFKVCKPQPYSEPESFFDDGYAYKNTLASFQNFNFTFCSGFLESIS from the coding sequence ATGAAAGCCGTTATGATTTCCGCCCCTAACAGTAATTCAGGCAAAACAATCATTTCCGCCGCCCTCCTTTATTCTTTAAAAAAAAAGGGCTTTGATATAAGCGGCTTTAAAACAGGCCCTGACCAGGTTGACCGTAAAATTTTAGAAACCGTATCCGGAAAAGCGGCCGGCAATATAGATTTATTTATGATGGGTAAAAACGGAATAAAACACGCCTTAGGTTTTGCAAATTCCGAGTATGCAATTATAGAAGGAGTAATGGGCTGTTTTGACGGCATAGGTTCCACTTCGGAAAACTCTTCATACGCCGCCGCAAAAGAATTGGATATAAATATAATTTTAGTTTACAGCCCATCAGGCGAAATGTTTACAATGATACCCAAATTAAAGGGTATGATTGACTGCTCCGAAAAAAGAATTTGCGGAATAATTTTAAATAAGATTTCTTCTAAAATGTTTTCTCTTTATAAAAAAATGATAGAAGAAAATTTAAACTTACCGGTTTTAGGTTTTTTTCCGAACGAAGAAAAACTGAAAATAGAGGATTCAGGGCTGGGCCTTAATCTTAACTCGGAATTACAATCTTCCGAATTTTTAAATTTACTGGATAAGACCGTAAGCGAAAATATTGATAAAGATAAACTGCTTTCTCTATTTAAAGAAGTAAAAACAGGAAACTTTACAATACGGTCTTTGAAAAAACAAATTAAAACCGCAATCGCTTTAGATAATGCAATCAATTTATATTATACCGAAAACATTTTTTTACTTAAGAGCTTGGGCTGCGTAGAATATTTTTCGCCCATTCACGATAAAAACCTGCCCGAATGCAATTTTTTATATTTCGGAAGCGGAAATATAAAACCTTTTGCAAAAGCTCTTTCCGAAAATAAAAATATGCTTAACGCCGTAAAATCTTTTGCGGAAAAAGGCGGTTATATCTTAGCGGAAGGAGAGGCCGCTTGTTATTTGTTTGAAGAATTTGACGGATACGGAATGTGCGGTATTTTTAAGGGCAAAACCGAAAGTACAAAAACCTTATACAACTTCGGCTACAAAATAATTAAACTCGAAAAAAATTGCCTTTTAGGAAAGAAAGGAACCGTCTTACATGCCGCCGAATATCATAAATCCAAGGCAATAACAAACGAAGCCCACGCTTTTAAAGTATGTAAACCGCAGCCTTATTCGGAACCGGAAAGCTTTTTTGATGACGGC
- a CDS encoding methyl-accepting chemotaxis protein, whose product MLGKFSIRTKLLLLCSLLVIIGLAAQGGVSGILSHKAVKTEVANALIEKAKDMAAFIDSEIKADFYYYEGLSRIPMVFDPNVPPFEKSFLLKEYADINDGIFALDFCDTAGIRYTSKGEKINVNDREWYKNALAGNYFISEPIISRENGELVIVVAVPVMDNNDNIVGVLASVNSGTDLCLFVKDIVIGKSGYCHIIGKDGHTIGHKDTQRVIKHENIIEEAERDSSYKSQAEFLRYVMLSDKADIGSYTRNGVQNIAAFATMKTGWNVIIRAPINDFLGNLDKLVYSLVIIAVTVTAVIFVAVWILTGNIVRPLKKAVNALKEIAQGEGDLTVRLPISGNDEIAQLSDYFNKTIEKIGVSIKSVSENTNIMEGIGTELSNNMTETASSVQQISSNIDSVKLQTLTQASSVTETASTIEEIIRTIKQLNAVIENQAASVAESSSAIEQMVANIGSITHTLERTYEVVNNLNDATNDGKHTVETSNTVTQKIAEESSGLMEASSVIQHIASQTNLLAMNAAIEAAHAGEAGKGFAVVADEIRKLAEESSMQGKTITATLKTLSGEIGILSDSSKVAEEKFNAIFGLSDEVKNMTNRLMEAMKEQEHGSGEVLSAIRDINTVTAQVQDGAVEMLRGGENVAQEMRKLDELTEIIAGNMNEMASGAVQISNAVQKVNVITQKNKQSIENLAAEVKKFKI is encoded by the coding sequence ATGCTTGGTAAATTTTCAATCCGGACTAAATTATTGTTGCTTTGTTCATTACTGGTTATTATCGGACTTGCCGCGCAAGGCGGTGTTTCCGGTATTTTATCGCATAAGGCGGTAAAAACGGAGGTTGCAAATGCCCTTATTGAAAAAGCAAAAGATATGGCGGCCTTTATCGACTCCGAAATAAAAGCCGATTTTTATTATTACGAAGGTTTAAGCCGCATACCTATGGTTTTTGACCCGAATGTTCCTCCGTTTGAAAAATCCTTTCTTTTGAAAGAGTATGCGGATATTAACGACGGGATATTCGCTCTTGATTTTTGCGATACCGCGGGAATCCGTTATACAAGTAAAGGAGAAAAAATTAACGTAAATGACCGCGAATGGTATAAAAATGCACTTGCAGGCAATTACTTTATTTCCGAACCTATTATTTCAAGAGAAAACGGAGAGCTTGTTATTGTAGTTGCAGTTCCCGTTATGGATAATAACGACAATATAGTGGGAGTATTGGCTTCTGTAAACTCCGGCACGGATTTATGTTTGTTTGTAAAAGATATTGTAATAGGTAAATCCGGTTATTGTCATATCATAGGTAAAGACGGCCATACTATAGGTCATAAAGATACACAGCGGGTTATTAAACATGAAAACATTATAGAAGAAGCAGAACGGGATTCTTCCTATAAATCTCAGGCCGAATTTTTGCGTTATGTAATGTTGTCGGATAAAGCGGATATAGGCTCTTATACACGTAATGGAGTTCAAAATATAGCGGCTTTTGCAACTATGAAAACGGGCTGGAATGTAATTATCCGCGCTCCCATAAATGACTTTTTAGGAAACCTTGATAAACTGGTTTACTCTTTGGTGATTATAGCCGTTACGGTTACGGCGGTAATCTTTGTTGCCGTATGGATTCTTACCGGGAATATTGTAAGACCTCTTAAAAAGGCGGTTAACGCTTTAAAAGAAATAGCGCAAGGGGAAGGAGATTTAACCGTCCGCTTGCCTATAAGCGGTAATGATGAAATTGCACAGCTTTCCGATTATTTTAATAAAACCATAGAAAAAATAGGCGTGTCTATAAAATCGGTTAGCGAAAATACAAACATTATGGAAGGTATCGGAACCGAGCTTTCGAATAATATGACTGAAACTGCAAGTTCCGTTCAGCAAATAAGCTCGAATATAGACAGCGTAAAACTTCAAACTTTAACTCAAGCCTCAAGCGTAACGGAAACGGCTTCAACTATTGAAGAAATTATACGCACGATAAAGCAATTAAATGCCGTTATCGAAAATCAGGCGGCAAGTGTAGCCGAGTCTTCTTCGGCAATAGAACAAATGGTAGCCAATATAGGTTCAATTACACATACTTTGGAAAGAACTTATGAAGTGGTAAATAATCTTAACGATGCTACGAATGACGGAAAGCATACGGTTGAAACATCAAATACGGTAACACAAAAAATAGCCGAAGAATCCAGCGGTCTTATGGAAGCAAGCTCCGTTATTCAGCATATAGCAAGCCAAACGAATTTGCTTGCAATGAATGCGGCCATTGAAGCAGCCCATGCGGGTGAGGCGGGAAAGGGTTTTGCCGTTGTTGCAGATGAAATCAGAAAACTTGCGGAAGAGTCCAGTATGCAGGGAAAAACTATAACGGCAACGCTTAAAACCTTGAGCGGAGAAATAGGTATTTTATCGGATTCATCTAAGGTTGCAGAAGAAAAGTTTAATGCTATTTTCGGCTTATCGGATGAAGTTAAAAATATGACCAATCGTCTTATGGAAGCTATGAAAGAACAGGAGCACGGCAGCGGAGAAGTTTTATCGGCCATTAGAGATATCAACACGGTTACGGCTCAAGTTCAGGACGGAGCTGTAGAAATGCTTAGAGGCGGAGAAAATGTAGCGCAGGAAATGCGAAAGCTCGATGAATTGACCGAAATTATTGCAGGAAATATGAATGAAATGGCTTCCGGAGCCGTTCAGATAAGTAATGCCGTACAAAAAGTAAATGTGATTACTCAAAAAAATAAACAAAGCATAGAGAATCTGGCGGCGGAGGTTAAAAAGTTTAAAATCTAA
- a CDS encoding RnfABCDGE type electron transport complex subunit D: protein MAESDKNEIFMSPAPHIVSPVKTQTLMLDVIIALLPLAIYGVYLFSYPALIRIEVSVVACVGFEAVFRAICGADLRAKDLSAVVTGLLIALVIPPALPIWILLLGCFFAIVVTKEFFGGLGANVFNPALVGRAFMFVSFSGAMTKWIQPRGSMFDAVSSATNPILDGIASSTPLKLINAKEGIAMTSSEIAKLLNMNSVSELYTQLLAGNHAGCIGETSVLLILLGFGYLLVKKVIDWRIPFTMIATAVGITALAGINPILTLTSGGLVFGAVFMATDYVTSPVTARGRILFGIGCGLITALIRLFSGMPEGVMYSILIMNAAVPFLNKLISVKYGYVKPKKSSGSAVSKGAVK, encoded by the coding sequence ATGGCAGAATCGGATAAAAATGAGATATTTATGTCTCCGGCTCCTCATATAGTTTCGCCTGTAAAAACGCAAACGCTTATGCTTGATGTAATAATCGCTCTTTTGCCGCTTGCAATTTACGGTGTTTATCTTTTTTCATATCCTGCGCTTATACGCATTGAAGTCTCGGTTGTAGCCTGTGTGGGCTTTGAAGCCGTTTTTAGGGCGATTTGCGGTGCGGATTTACGCGCTAAAGATTTGTCCGCAGTTGTTACGGGGCTTTTAATTGCTCTTGTAATTCCGCCGGCATTGCCTATATGGATACTCTTACTCGGCTGTTTTTTTGCCATTGTAGTTACTAAAGAATTTTTCGGCGGATTGGGAGCGAACGTATTTAATCCGGCCCTTGTCGGACGTGCATTTATGTTTGTAAGCTTTTCAGGTGCTATGACAAAATGGATTCAGCCGCGAGGGTCTATGTTTGATGCCGTAAGTTCCGCAACAAATCCCATTTTAGACGGAATAGCTTCTTCAACACCGTTAAAACTGATTAATGCAAAAGAAGGCATTGCAATGACTTCTTCGGAAATTGCAAAACTTCTTAATATGAATTCGGTTTCGGAGTTATATACTCAACTTTTAGCCGGCAATCATGCGGGGTGTATAGGTGAAACAAGCGTTCTTCTTATCTTGCTCGGTTTCGGTTATTTACTCGTTAAAAAAGTAATAGATTGGCGTATTCCCTTTACAATGATTGCTACGGCGGTCGGCATTACCGCCCTTGCAGGGATAAACCCCATTTTAACCTTAACTTCAGGCGGTTTGGTATTCGGTGCGGTTTTTATGGCAACGGATTATGTTACAAGTCCCGTAACGGCAAGAGGAAGAATTTTATTCGGTATAGGCTGCGGGTTAATAACGGCTCTAATCCGTTTATTTTCCGGAATGCCTGAAGGCGTTATGTACAGTATACTTATAATGAATGCAGCGGTTCCGTTTTTGAATAAATTGATTTCGGTAAAATACGGTTATGTAAAGCCTAAAAAAAGCTCGGGTTCTGCGGTATCGAAGGGGGCTGTAAAATGA
- the rsxC gene encoding electron transport complex subunit RsxC, translating into MGIKSFWGGAHPPENKAVLPEEEVLSVKPSTNMVWIPVTQGGMPNTPLVSVGDKVSRGQKIAETDKFMSAPVHSSVSGTVKKIEPHLVTGNSENLCIAIQIDEENREEFMPPLDPFTCTKEDAVRRIREAGITGMGGASFPTHVKLTPPPDTKIDYVIANGAECEPYLCTDAAAMFRSSEDIVDGLTITMKITGAPKGIIAVEDNKKNLVPVLEKAIEKNKTASSAAGVFDISVQLCKTKYPQGGEKTLTDAVVGREIPAGGLPFQIGCVIQNVGTLKAISEAFRLGKPLIDRALTLGGGACEKPVNVIAPIGTCVGDLIPDVISLKPGVLKIISGGPMMGFAMKNADFPVQKNTSGVLFLTKEEVSLEEESPCIGCGKCIDVCSCRLMPVLIVRALKSNNTEEAVRCGLLDCVECGTCSYICPARIKLVQRFKIGKQIVREEKQKSEAKAAAKEALKAAAKVREEAEKKSAPSENQTKEEGGK; encoded by the coding sequence ATGGGTATAAAATCATTCTGGGGCGGTGCACATCCGCCTGAAAATAAAGCGGTTTTGCCGGAAGAAGAAGTGCTTTCGGTAAAACCTTCTACCAATATGGTTTGGATTCCAGTTACGCAAGGCGGAATGCCTAATACTCCGCTTGTAAGCGTAGGGGATAAGGTTTCCAGAGGGCAAAAAATTGCGGAAACGGATAAATTTATGTCCGCTCCCGTTCATTCCTCGGTTTCGGGAACCGTAAAAAAAATAGAGCCTCATCTTGTTACGGGCAACAGCGAGAACCTTTGTATTGCAATTCAAATTGATGAAGAAAACAGGGAAGAGTTTATGCCTCCTTTAGACCCGTTTACTTGTACAAAAGAAGATGCCGTAAGGCGTATAAGGGAAGCCGGTATTACCGGTATGGGAGGAGCGTCTTTTCCGACTCATGTTAAATTAACGCCCCCCCCCGATACGAAAATCGATTATGTAATTGCAAACGGAGCGGAGTGCGAGCCTTATCTTTGCACGGACGCAGCCGCAATGTTCCGTTCGTCCGAGGATATTGTTGACGGGCTTACTATTACAATGAAGATAACCGGGGCTCCTAAAGGTATTATTGCCGTTGAAGACAATAAAAAGAATTTGGTCCCTGTATTGGAAAAAGCAATCGAAAAAAATAAGACCGCTTCAAGTGCTGCGGGAGTTTTCGATATTTCGGTTCAGCTTTGTAAAACAAAGTATCCGCAAGGCGGAGAAAAAACGCTTACCGATGCCGTTGTAGGGCGGGAAATTCCTGCCGGAGGACTTCCGTTTCAAATCGGCTGCGTCATTCAAAATGTAGGAACTTTAAAGGCAATTTCCGAGGCTTTCCGCTTAGGAAAACCTCTTATTGACAGAGCTTTAACATTGGGCGGCGGAGCTTGTGAAAAACCGGTAAACGTTATTGCTCCCATAGGAACATGCGTAGGAGACTTAATTCCCGATGTAATTTCATTAAAACCCGGCGTTCTTAAAATAATTTCAGGCGGCCCTATGATGGGTTTTGCAATGAAAAATGCGGATTTTCCCGTTCAAAAAAATACCTCCGGTGTTTTATTCCTTACAAAAGAAGAAGTTTCGTTGGAAGAGGAAAGTCCCTGTATAGGCTGCGGGAAATGTATAGACGTTTGCAGCTGCCGTCTTATGCCCGTATTGATTGTTCGTGCATTAAAATCGAATAATACCGAAGAAGCTGTACGCTGCGGTCTTTTGGATTGCGTGGAATGCGGTACCTGCTCTTATATTTGTCCTGCACGTATTAAATTAGTGCAAAGGTTTAAAATAGGCAAACAAATTGTCCGCGAAGAAAAACAAAAGAGCGAGGCAAAGGCGGCCGCAAAAGAAGCCTTAAAAGCGGCTGCCAAGGTTCGGGAGGAAGCTGAAAAAAAATCCGCTCCGTCTGAAAATCAAACAAAAGAAGAAGGAGGCAAATAA